A region of Ictalurus furcatus strain D&B chromosome 1, Billie_1.0, whole genome shotgun sequence DNA encodes the following proteins:
- the il6r gene encoding interleukin-6 receptor subunit alpha isoform X1 yields the protein MSVPIALTLLVLCVAKVHCDQDSPACPRKESYPGVLTLNVGSEVILGCRGDVTVDSVPLVMSTKHKERLGRRGDVTSHWKSQKARESPGTTGIHNLQSENTATPGKLKIQTATGVYAKVSESVTTANMAISSAKVQMGSGQGLQAVNQSTKPNSVGRVTEEGGAFSITLEMGLSTERSTTTEYEEDEDYDEKVEGLRVTRSIKRQARWTRNGQLMRERVENGGALRLPALRLTDSGNYSCYRRGKLVSSVKISVGIPPEKPTLSCYKKSHISKIRCEWISRQPIIPQPQCCMFLRKGLEKISRVNCSYSVKHSRCWCALPSEGIDRRSYTAQLCVTNTAGNATSSPYNYIPQNIIKPDPPARVVVKSVKGEPHTLKVSWSLPATWKQSFYYILCYQLRYRPEHAKEYQQVDIEDAELFWLISDALSHVRYEVQIRAKDEYDGQWSDWTRSVYNYTWTAPETTVAPDINTSLGPMWIFPEGSGGLEDEVEIRPAADGDGVMWVNVMCVVGVCLLFTFVIISVYSLRNRMPLMSKKKKESVSSACSCSSPTPLLQQPLMTQTSNHQEGEGEGIYLHNVDYFFSPSESYRS from the exons ATGAGTGTCCCGATTGCACTTACTCTACTTGTGCTGTGTGTGGCCAAAGTGCATTGTGATCAGGACAGTCCAGCATGTCCTCGGAAAG AATCCTATCCTGGTGTGCTGACCTTGAACGTGGGGTCAGAGGTCATCCTGGGATGCAGGGGCGATGTCACTGTGGATAGCGTCCCATTAGTAATGAGtacaaaacacaaagagagactTGGGAGAAGAGGAGATGTAACTAGCCATTGGAAATCTCAAAAAGCCAGAGAGAGTCCTGGTACTACTGGAATACACAATCTACAATctgagaacactgccacaccaGGCAAGCTCAAAATTCAAACTGCAACTGGAGTATATGCTAAAGTCAGTGAATCTGTAACCACTGCTAACATGGCTATAAGCTCAGCAAAGGTGCAAATGGGAAGTGGGCAAGGTTTGCAGGCTGTTAATCAATCCACTAAACCCAACAGTGTGGGCAGAGTTACAGAAGAAGGAGGGGCTTTTAGCATAACCCTGGAAATGGGTTTGAGCACTGAGAGGAGCACCACCACAGAATATGAAGAGGATGAGGACTATGACGAGAAGGTGGAGGGATTGAGAGTGACCAGGTCCATTAAGAGGCAGGCACGGTGGACCCGGAATGGTCAGCTCATGCGAGAGCGTGTGGAAAATGGTGGGGCTTTGAGACTTCCTGCGCTTCGGTTGACTGACTCAGGGAACTACAGCTGCTATAGGAGAGGCAAACTAGTTTCATCGGTTAAAATCAGTGTTGGCA TCCCTCCAGAGAAACCTACCCTGTCATGCTACAAGAAATCCCACATCAGCAAAATCCGGTGTGAGTGGATATCTAGACAGCCCATCATCCCACAGCCTCAGTGTTGCATGTTCCTCAGGAAAGG ATTGGAGAAGATTTCCCGTGTGAATTGTTCGTACTCTGTTAAGCACTCCCGCTGCTGGTGTGCGTTACCTAGTGAAGGGATTGACAGAAGATCCTATACAGCTCAACTGTGTGTGACTAATACAGCAGGCAATGCCACAAGTTCTCCATACAACTACATTCCTCAAAAcatca TAAAGCCAGATCCTCCAGCTCGAGTTGTAGTAAAGTCAGTCAAGGGTGAGCCTCACACGCTGAAGGTCTCCTGGTCTTTACCTGCCACCTGGAAGCAGAGCTTTTACTACATCCTTTGTTACCAGCTGAGATATCGTCCTGAGCATGCCAAAGAG tatCAGCAGGTAGACATAGAGGATGCAGAGCTCTTCTGGTTGATTTCAGACGCTCTGTCACATGTTCGGTACGAGGTTCAGATTCGTGCAAAAGATGAGTATGATGGACAGTGGAGTGACTGGACCAGATCTGTGTATAACTACACATGGACGG CTCCTGAAACCACTGTTGCCCCTGACATTAATACCAGTCTG GGACCAATGTGGATATTTCCTGAAGGTTCTGGGGGGTTGGAAGATGAAGTAG AGATTAGACCTGCTGCTGACGGTGATGGTGTAATGTGGGTGAATGTGATGTGCGTAGTGGGAGTCTGTCTCCTTTTCACCTTCGTTATAATCTCTGTCTACTCTCTCAG aAACAGAATGCCATTGAtgtctaaaaagaaaaaggagagtGTCTCTTCAGCCTGCTCTTGTTCCTCTCCTACTCCTCTCCTTCAGCAGCCCCTGATGACTCAGACAAGCAATCATCAGGAAGGGGAAGGGGAAGGCATCTACTTACACAATGTGGACTACTTTTTTTCTCCCAGTGAATCTTATAGATCTTGA
- the il6r gene encoding interleukin-6 receptor subunit alpha isoform X2, with protein sequence MSTKHKERLGRRGDVTSHWKSQKARESPGTTGIHNLQSENTATPGKLKIQTATGVYAKVSESVTTANMAISSAKVQMGSGQGLQAVNQSTKPNSVGRVTEEGGAFSITLEMGLSTERSTTTEYEEDEDYDEKVEGLRVTRSIKRQARWTRNGQLMRERVENGGALRLPALRLTDSGNYSCYRRGKLVSSVKISVGIPPEKPTLSCYKKSHISKIRCEWISRQPIIPQPQCCMFLRKGLEKISRVNCSYSVKHSRCWCALPSEGIDRRSYTAQLCVTNTAGNATSSPYNYIPQNIIKPDPPARVVVKSVKGEPHTLKVSWSLPATWKQSFYYILCYQLRYRPEHAKEYQQVDIEDAELFWLISDALSHVRYEVQIRAKDEYDGQWSDWTRSVYNYTWTAPETTVAPDINTSLGPMWIFPEGSGGLEDEVEIRPAADGDGVMWVNVMCVVGVCLLFTFVIISVYSLRNRMPLMSKKKKESVSSACSCSSPTPLLQQPLMTQTSNHQEGEGEGIYLHNVDYFFSPSESYRS encoded by the exons ATGAGtacaaaacacaaagagagactTGGGAGAAGAGGAGATGTAACTAGCCATTGGAAATCTCAAAAAGCCAGAGAGAGTCCTGGTACTACTGGAATACACAATCTACAATctgagaacactgccacaccaGGCAAGCTCAAAATTCAAACTGCAACTGGAGTATATGCTAAAGTCAGTGAATCTGTAACCACTGCTAACATGGCTATAAGCTCAGCAAAGGTGCAAATGGGAAGTGGGCAAGGTTTGCAGGCTGTTAATCAATCCACTAAACCCAACAGTGTGGGCAGAGTTACAGAAGAAGGAGGGGCTTTTAGCATAACCCTGGAAATGGGTTTGAGCACTGAGAGGAGCACCACCACAGAATATGAAGAGGATGAGGACTATGACGAGAAGGTGGAGGGATTGAGAGTGACCAGGTCCATTAAGAGGCAGGCACGGTGGACCCGGAATGGTCAGCTCATGCGAGAGCGTGTGGAAAATGGTGGGGCTTTGAGACTTCCTGCGCTTCGGTTGACTGACTCAGGGAACTACAGCTGCTATAGGAGAGGCAAACTAGTTTCATCGGTTAAAATCAGTGTTGGCA TCCCTCCAGAGAAACCTACCCTGTCATGCTACAAGAAATCCCACATCAGCAAAATCCGGTGTGAGTGGATATCTAGACAGCCCATCATCCCACAGCCTCAGTGTTGCATGTTCCTCAGGAAAGG ATTGGAGAAGATTTCCCGTGTGAATTGTTCGTACTCTGTTAAGCACTCCCGCTGCTGGTGTGCGTTACCTAGTGAAGGGATTGACAGAAGATCCTATACAGCTCAACTGTGTGTGACTAATACAGCAGGCAATGCCACAAGTTCTCCATACAACTACATTCCTCAAAAcatca TAAAGCCAGATCCTCCAGCTCGAGTTGTAGTAAAGTCAGTCAAGGGTGAGCCTCACACGCTGAAGGTCTCCTGGTCTTTACCTGCCACCTGGAAGCAGAGCTTTTACTACATCCTTTGTTACCAGCTGAGATATCGTCCTGAGCATGCCAAAGAG tatCAGCAGGTAGACATAGAGGATGCAGAGCTCTTCTGGTTGATTTCAGACGCTCTGTCACATGTTCGGTACGAGGTTCAGATTCGTGCAAAAGATGAGTATGATGGACAGTGGAGTGACTGGACCAGATCTGTGTATAACTACACATGGACGG CTCCTGAAACCACTGTTGCCCCTGACATTAATACCAGTCTG GGACCAATGTGGATATTTCCTGAAGGTTCTGGGGGGTTGGAAGATGAAGTAG AGATTAGACCTGCTGCTGACGGTGATGGTGTAATGTGGGTGAATGTGATGTGCGTAGTGGGAGTCTGTCTCCTTTTCACCTTCGTTATAATCTCTGTCTACTCTCTCAG aAACAGAATGCCATTGAtgtctaaaaagaaaaaggagagtGTCTCTTCAGCCTGCTCTTGTTCCTCTCCTACTCCTCTCCTTCAGCAGCCCCTGATGACTCAGACAAGCAATCATCAGGAAGGGGAAGGGGAAGGCATCTACTTACACAATGTGGACTACTTTTTTTCTCCCAGTGAATCTTATAGATCTTGA